One stretch of Corallococcus exiguus DNA includes these proteins:
- a CDS encoding extracellular solute-binding protein yields MSWKAFICPAVLVLSACSESPDPDPTPRRPLKAVLFPYIPDSAGDSFASLEQRLEADFEAAHPDIDLDVVFDANLDVYDLDEGGTLNQLLGTGTGAAQVVEVDTLILGSLAEKKWIQPVALEAGVVHSAAEEAVRIGGANYGVPTYLCTNVVYSRTTNIRSATDSASLVRILREAAPGKRPLATNLDGSWTLPSSYIDAWADTHPGDALASAISLPLDSPTLNAFADVVDSCSLEAGVNPCLDGSYADNTVAEVAFAQEQANGFMGYTERLFYILQSQPSMPLPEVISVPLGAGSAPAVFVDALVLNANCTGTCAEDARAFTSFMQDPETRSLIAFSEDGPQGTRPRYLLQANRAFYQQEPARSDPMYKQYETLLSGARPYPNQRFPENRKALQAALLEALQ; encoded by the coding sequence ATGAGTTGGAAAGCCTTTATCTGCCCAGCCGTCCTGGTCCTGAGCGCCTGCTCGGAATCACCCGATCCCGACCCCACTCCCAGGCGTCCGCTGAAGGCTGTCCTGTTCCCATACATCCCCGACTCCGCGGGGGACAGCTTCGCCAGCCTGGAGCAACGGCTGGAGGCCGACTTCGAAGCGGCCCATCCGGACATCGACCTGGACGTCGTCTTCGACGCCAACCTGGATGTCTATGACCTGGATGAAGGCGGGACGCTGAACCAGCTGCTCGGCACGGGGACCGGGGCCGCCCAGGTGGTGGAGGTGGACACGCTGATCCTCGGCTCGCTCGCGGAGAAGAAGTGGATCCAGCCGGTCGCGCTGGAAGCGGGCGTCGTGCATTCCGCGGCGGAGGAGGCGGTCCGCATTGGCGGTGCGAACTACGGCGTGCCCACCTACCTTTGCACCAATGTCGTCTATTCGCGGACCACGAACATCCGGTCCGCGACGGACAGCGCCTCGCTCGTGCGAATCCTTCGCGAGGCGGCGCCCGGCAAGCGCCCGTTGGCGACGAACCTCGATGGGAGCTGGACGCTGCCTTCCTCGTACATCGATGCCTGGGCGGACACGCATCCGGGGGATGCGCTCGCGAGCGCCATCTCGCTGCCGCTCGACTCACCGACCCTGAACGCGTTCGCGGACGTCGTCGACAGCTGCTCGCTCGAAGCGGGCGTCAATCCGTGCCTGGATGGCAGCTACGCGGACAACACGGTGGCGGAAGTGGCCTTCGCCCAGGAGCAGGCCAACGGCTTCATGGGCTACACCGAGCGCCTGTTCTACATCCTCCAGTCACAGCCCTCCATGCCGCTCCCGGAGGTCATCTCGGTCCCGCTGGGCGCGGGCTCGGCGCCGGCGGTCTTCGTGGATGCGCTGGTGCTCAACGCGAACTGCACGGGGACGTGCGCGGAGGATGCCCGGGCCTTCACGTCGTTCATGCAGGACCCCGAAACGCGCAGCCTCATCGCCTTCAGTGAAGACGGCCCCCAGGGCACCCGGCCTCGCTACCTGCTCCAGGCCAACCGCGCCTTCTATCAGCAGGAGCCCGCACGCTCCGACCCCATGTACAAGCAGTATGAAACCCTCCTGAGCGGAGCGCGGCCCTATCCCAACCAGCGCTTCCCGGAGAACCGGAAGGCGCTCCAGGCGGCCCTGCTGGAAGCCCTCCAGTAA
- a CDS encoding patatin-like phospholipase family protein: protein MSQDPTPPVTEKHGPLGPLALSLSGGGYRAAAFHLGTLRFLDTVGLLSDVVGLSTVSGGTLTGLAWVVSQLDGKPFKAFHETFSAYLLQTNVIAEALTGLTTNRDHGSHAWASLIRSAAEVYARPDFLGDRRFGEVLDASGLQFQEAIFNTTEFHTGLDFRFRRSNKPLTILGNNGYRMPRPVASHVRLADIAAASSCFPGGFEPLVFPQQFHWPQGYPLATALAALGPGFQNGLPLMDGGIYDNQGIDSLLLAFNRADPPPTLVISDVSVQSPEMYNVPENPTKRGWVTLSGVSWLAYGLFFLTLLSAAILAWRGFETAQAGDWEPRDYFLYLIPGMLTASVATALVWVRARLTDVITLVKRQMDLDVWPSFKKLTVPEFTQMLVLRATSLLALTTQVFMKRVRGLVFGQVYGDSRFKDRRISNLISALTVDRPNLFAKHPWLKPGAHLVATGTQACQMPTTLWFTDKAQFTAVESAGAATICYVLLRHIVEHHAGQYEAPGQPLNALYERLRQEWAVLNQAGAPSQERQAVAA, encoded by the coding sequence ATGAGCCAAGACCCCACGCCCCCTGTCACAGAGAAACACGGTCCGCTCGGCCCGCTCGCGCTGTCCCTGTCCGGTGGGGGGTACCGCGCGGCGGCGTTCCACCTGGGGACGCTGCGGTTCCTCGACACCGTGGGACTTCTGTCCGATGTCGTGGGCCTGTCCACGGTGTCCGGTGGCACGCTCACGGGCCTGGCCTGGGTGGTGAGCCAGCTGGACGGCAAGCCGTTCAAGGCGTTTCACGAGACGTTCTCGGCGTACCTGCTTCAGACGAATGTGATCGCGGAGGCCCTGACGGGGCTGACCACCAACCGCGACCACGGCAGCCATGCCTGGGCCAGCCTCATCCGGTCCGCCGCGGAGGTTTACGCCCGGCCCGACTTCCTGGGCGACCGGCGCTTCGGCGAGGTCCTGGACGCAAGCGGGCTCCAGTTCCAGGAGGCCATCTTCAACACCACCGAGTTCCATACCGGCCTGGACTTCCGCTTCCGGCGCAGCAACAAACCGCTCACCATCCTGGGCAACAACGGCTACCGGATGCCTCGCCCGGTGGCCAGCCACGTCCGGTTGGCGGACATCGCCGCCGCGTCGTCGTGCTTCCCGGGCGGCTTTGAACCGCTGGTGTTCCCGCAGCAGTTCCACTGGCCCCAGGGCTATCCGCTCGCCACCGCGCTGGCGGCGCTGGGCCCGGGCTTCCAGAACGGCCTGCCACTGATGGACGGCGGCATCTACGACAACCAGGGCATCGACAGCCTGTTGCTCGCGTTCAACCGGGCGGATCCGCCGCCCACGCTCGTCATCTCCGACGTCAGCGTCCAGAGCCCGGAGATGTACAACGTTCCGGAGAACCCGACGAAGCGCGGCTGGGTGACGCTGAGCGGCGTCTCCTGGTTGGCCTACGGCCTCTTCTTCCTCACCCTGCTCTCCGCCGCCATCCTCGCGTGGCGCGGGTTCGAGACCGCTCAAGCGGGCGACTGGGAGCCTCGGGATTATTTCCTCTACCTCATCCCCGGCATGCTGACGGCGTCGGTGGCGACGGCGCTGGTCTGGGTGCGTGCGCGGCTGACGGACGTGATCACCCTGGTGAAGCGGCAGATGGACCTGGACGTCTGGCCGTCGTTCAAGAAGCTCACCGTGCCGGAGTTCACGCAGATGCTGGTGCTCCGCGCGACGTCGCTGCTGGCGCTGACGACCCAGGTGTTCATGAAGCGGGTACGCGGGCTCGTGTTCGGTCAGGTGTATGGGGACTCGCGGTTCAAGGACCGGCGCATCTCCAACCTCATCTCCGCGCTCACGGTGGACCGGCCCAACCTGTTCGCGAAACACCCGTGGCTCAAGCCGGGTGCGCACCTGGTGGCCACGGGCACGCAGGCCTGTCAGATGCCCACCACGCTCTGGTTCACGGACAAGGCTCAATTCACCGCGGTGGAGAGCGCGGGCGCGGCCACCATCTGCTACGTGCTCCTGCGCCACATCGTGGAGCACCACGCCGGGCAGTACGAAGCGCCGGGCCAGCCGTTGAATGCCCTGTATGAGCGCCTGCGCCAGGAATGGGCAGTGCTCAACCAGGCCGGTGCACCCTCGCAGGAACGACAGGCCGTGGCGGCATGA
- a CDS encoding MGMT family protein yields the protein MTSPTDTQDPYERIYRVCEQVPSGQVATYGDIATIVGGACDARTVGHAMAALGSRASTVPWQRIINRTGGISTSGHRQRELLEAEGVAFDDAGHARMDAHHWKGPSEAWARANGFSVLPPKDAPAPDAQLKLF from the coding sequence ATGACATCCCCCACCGACACGCAGGACCCGTACGAGCGCATCTACCGCGTCTGCGAACAGGTGCCCTCCGGACAGGTGGCCACCTACGGAGACATCGCCACCATCGTCGGCGGGGCCTGTGATGCGCGCACCGTGGGCCATGCGATGGCGGCGCTGGGGTCGCGAGCGTCGACCGTGCCGTGGCAGCGCATCATCAACCGCACGGGAGGCATCAGCACCTCCGGCCACCGCCAGCGCGAGCTGCTGGAGGCCGAGGGCGTCGCCTTCGATGACGCGGGCCACGCGCGCATGGACGCGCACCACTGGAAGGGCCCGAGCGAGGCCTGGGCACGCGCCAACGGCTTCAGTGTGCTGCCGCCCAAGGACGCGCCCGCACCCGACGCGCAGCTCAAGCTCTTCTAG
- a CDS encoding M15 family metallopeptidase encodes MSSPLLRWGLVLLICLLAPIGFAKEAKVRRAKAKAPRLVRIHTGHRLHRDAASAFERMAEEARTAGQPLLVTSGWRSYQQQRFLWRRYRKGLGPKAARPGRSNHNRGLAVDLVVGSEEASPTYDWLAGNACRFGFRRTVASEPWHWEYRPKTTSAPDDGEDCMGRPLDVEPTPAVVRQDAS; translated from the coding sequence ATGTCCTCTCCCCTGCTCCGCTGGGGCCTCGTGCTCCTGATTTGTCTGCTGGCACCCATCGGGTTCGCGAAGGAAGCCAAGGTCCGCAGGGCCAAGGCGAAGGCACCGCGCCTGGTGCGGATCCACACCGGCCACCGTCTCCACCGCGACGCGGCGTCCGCCTTCGAGCGCATGGCGGAGGAGGCGCGCACGGCGGGGCAGCCCCTTCTCGTCACGAGCGGGTGGCGTTCGTATCAGCAGCAGCGCTTCCTGTGGCGCCGCTACCGCAAGGGACTGGGGCCCAAGGCCGCGCGGCCGGGCCGCTCCAATCACAACCGCGGGCTCGCGGTGGACCTGGTGGTGGGCAGCGAAGAAGCGTCCCCCACGTATGACTGGCTCGCGGGCAACGCGTGCCGCTTCGGCTTCCGCCGCACCGTGGCGTCGGAGCCGTGGCACTGGGAGTACCGGCCCAAGACCACCTCGGCGCCCGACGACGGCGAGGACTGCATGGGCCGTCCCCTGGACGTGGAGCCCACGCCCGCCGTGGTCCGCCAGGACGCGAGCTAG
- a CDS encoding mucoidy inhibitor MuiA family protein yields the protein MRTSILLPLIKVTVLEDRALVERSGTVTLPPGPCRLVVDGLPAVAVDRSLQAKLTGGMVTQASLRRSMRAVLPEALREHHSELARRAFEREQVLARAQAEVRRLEAKHGLLETARRDILRSISERTGAGEADPARWKEQLATVRQEQTATDDQLRQARRELGRLERQHIQESRDVLSRTEMPEPRLDVRAELDVSHAAGGEGTLTLSYLVPCAAWRPAYRAVLGLADEASSVKLECEAVVWQNTGEAWKDVTLAFSTARPTLGATPPRLTEDWLFLREKTSREKQVVDVSMREESLQETGEAGATKAADALPGMDDGGEAVTLSAPHKATVPSDGEAHRVALFAFTSPATSELVACPEQSPLVHRVAKFDNTGPAVLLAGPVDLVRNSGYVGRAQLKFAGRGERVKLGFGSEDSLRVSRQVDVGEEVARITGRRTRTQKVKLFISNMGAKPTALAVEERMPVSEVEAVEVALLKDAAKPAPTKVSAEGIVRFELNVPARSRQTVDFGFTVARAAKVAGL from the coding sequence ATGCGCACTTCCATTCTGTTGCCCCTGATCAAGGTGACGGTCCTGGAGGACCGGGCGCTCGTCGAGCGCAGCGGCACGGTGACGCTGCCGCCGGGTCCCTGCCGTCTCGTGGTGGACGGGCTGCCGGCGGTGGCGGTGGACCGCTCGCTCCAGGCGAAGCTCACCGGCGGCATGGTGACCCAGGCCAGCCTGCGCCGTTCGATGCGCGCGGTGCTGCCCGAAGCCCTGCGCGAGCACCACTCGGAGCTGGCCCGCCGAGCCTTCGAACGCGAGCAGGTGCTGGCGCGCGCCCAGGCGGAGGTGCGGCGCCTGGAGGCGAAGCACGGCCTGCTGGAGACCGCGCGCCGGGACATCCTCCGTTCCATCTCCGAGCGCACCGGAGCCGGTGAAGCGGATCCTGCGCGATGGAAGGAACAGCTCGCGACGGTCCGCCAGGAGCAGACCGCGACCGACGATCAACTGCGGCAGGCCCGCCGTGAGCTGGGTCGCCTGGAGCGGCAGCACATCCAGGAGTCCCGCGACGTGCTGTCCCGCACGGAGATGCCGGAGCCCAGGCTGGACGTGCGCGCGGAACTGGACGTGAGCCACGCCGCGGGCGGTGAAGGGACGTTGACGCTCAGCTACCTGGTGCCGTGCGCCGCGTGGCGGCCGGCCTACCGCGCGGTGTTGGGTCTCGCGGATGAGGCGTCCTCGGTGAAGTTGGAGTGCGAAGCCGTGGTCTGGCAGAACACCGGCGAGGCGTGGAAGGACGTGACCCTGGCCTTCTCCACGGCGCGGCCCACGCTGGGCGCCACGCCGCCCCGGCTCACGGAGGACTGGCTCTTCCTGCGGGAGAAGACGTCGCGCGAGAAGCAGGTGGTGGACGTCTCCATGCGCGAGGAGTCCCTCCAGGAGACGGGCGAAGCGGGAGCGACGAAGGCGGCGGACGCGCTGCCCGGCATGGACGACGGCGGCGAAGCGGTGACGCTGTCCGCGCCGCACAAGGCCACGGTGCCGTCGGACGGAGAGGCGCACCGCGTGGCGCTGTTCGCGTTCACGTCGCCGGCCACGTCGGAGCTGGTGGCCTGCCCGGAGCAGTCACCGCTGGTGCACCGCGTGGCGAAGTTCGACAACACGGGGCCGGCGGTGTTGCTCGCGGGGCCGGTGGACCTGGTGCGCAACAGCGGCTACGTGGGCCGCGCGCAGCTGAAGTTCGCGGGCCGGGGCGAGCGCGTGAAGCTGGGCTTCGGCAGCGAGGACTCGCTGCGCGTGTCGCGGCAGGTGGACGTGGGCGAGGAGGTCGCTCGCATCACGGGCCGGCGCACCCGCACGCAGAAGGTGAAGCTGTTCATCTCCAACATGGGCGCGAAGCCCACGGCGCTCGCGGTGGAGGAGCGCATGCCGGTGTCGGAGGTGGAGGCAGTGGAGGTGGCGCTGCTCAAGGACGCCGCGAAGCCCGCGCCCACGAAGGTGAGTGCCGAGGGCATCGTGCGCTTCGAGCTGAACGTGCCAGCGCGCTCCCGGCAGACGGTGGACTTCGGCTTCACGGTGGCCCGCGCAGCGAAGGTCGCGGGCCTGTAG
- a CDS encoding DUF4139 domain-containing protein produces MRVVSSVLESVTVHAEGALCTRAFVLSPEDGHLPGQVRIDGLPLSLRTGSLRARVVEGPPDLLVRDLKPTFDVRMPPESELPAEQHSLEAAEAILAAVHGRLERVRAEISALRGLTPTWPAPRKGHLPREAPLSSMLSLTGFVDSELAELQAQELDLARQHRDATNELELRRRRVQELSSAKSVDRTRLFRAALLTLSGPIAANADARLVLEYAVAGARWVPTYDLRLPRTLEEGTLRMRAAVVQRTGEDWNGVRLAVSTASLERRAEVPELKSLRIGRSQPAPARSGWREPAPGLEELFAGYDALHVARPEPVLPKPQPPPAPIMSEGAYEQEKLYKESASFGGAPGAAPSMSAPPPPAPMAPAPKSSGAFLGAVRPSASRRNVTGAIPAQEMPGARGGGGSDRMRSKKRAVEEDDFAGAPMADMSMDEEEGGAGDELRSAAGLEPADRLFDYDSLTLAPAASQAQRGRLRPRSALVSQAMLSITSVNVQVEVVRLEAQAFVIAESVNSVAPPTWAVPPHDSARHFDARFDSDAVADVPSDGAWHTVPMLTVPLELKAEYVCVPSVEPRVFRTVRLDNASPHPLLAGPVDVTLGDEFLMTSPMPTLGPGETQRLGLGVEEALQVARNTRFDEASGGMFGNSTVLTHHVSVEVANHLSRAANIAISERISAIPESQKDIKVEEAEVAPPWQKATPLPGEEAVEGERVWRVSVPAGEKRSMKASWVVKLPASKMLNGGNRRT; encoded by the coding sequence ATGAGAGTCGTGTCGTCCGTCCTGGAATCCGTCACCGTTCACGCCGAGGGCGCGCTGTGCACGCGCGCGTTCGTGCTCTCGCCCGAGGACGGTCACCTGCCCGGCCAGGTCCGCATCGACGGCCTGCCACTGTCCCTGCGCACGGGCTCGCTGCGCGCCCGGGTGGTGGAGGGGCCGCCGGACCTCCTCGTCCGCGACCTCAAGCCCACGTTCGACGTGCGGATGCCACCGGAGTCGGAGCTGCCCGCGGAACAGCACTCGCTCGAAGCGGCGGAGGCCATCCTGGCGGCCGTGCATGGCCGGCTGGAGCGGGTTCGCGCGGAGATCTCGGCGCTGCGCGGGCTGACGCCCACCTGGCCGGCCCCGCGCAAGGGCCATCTCCCGCGCGAGGCACCGCTGTCCTCGATGCTGTCCCTCACCGGCTTCGTGGACTCGGAGCTGGCGGAGTTGCAGGCCCAGGAGCTGGACCTGGCGCGCCAGCACCGCGACGCCACGAACGAGCTGGAGCTGCGCCGCCGCCGCGTCCAGGAGCTGTCCTCCGCGAAGAGCGTGGACCGGACCCGGCTGTTCCGCGCGGCGCTGCTGACGCTGTCCGGCCCCATCGCCGCGAACGCGGACGCGCGGCTGGTGCTGGAGTACGCGGTGGCCGGTGCGCGCTGGGTGCCCACCTACGATCTGCGCCTGCCGCGCACGCTGGAGGAAGGCACGCTGCGCATGCGCGCCGCCGTCGTCCAGCGGACCGGCGAGGACTGGAACGGTGTGCGGCTGGCGGTCTCCACCGCGAGCCTGGAGCGGCGCGCGGAGGTGCCGGAGCTGAAGTCGCTGCGCATCGGCCGCAGCCAGCCTGCCCCCGCGCGCTCGGGGTGGCGTGAACCCGCGCCGGGCCTGGAGGAGCTGTTCGCGGGCTACGACGCCCTGCACGTCGCCCGCCCGGAGCCGGTCCTTCCCAAGCCTCAGCCTCCGCCCGCGCCGATCATGAGTGAAGGCGCCTACGAGCAGGAGAAGCTCTACAAGGAGTCGGCCTCGTTCGGAGGCGCGCCAGGAGCAGCGCCCAGCATGTCCGCGCCTCCTCCGCCAGCGCCCATGGCGCCGGCACCGAAGTCCTCGGGGGCTTTTCTGGGAGCGGTTCGTCCCTCGGCGTCCCGCCGCAACGTCACCGGCGCCATCCCGGCACAGGAAATGCCCGGGGCCCGCGGCGGTGGCGGCAGCGACCGCATGCGCAGCAAGAAGCGCGCGGTCGAGGAGGACGACTTCGCTGGCGCCCCGATGGCGGACATGTCGATGGACGAAGAAGAGGGTGGCGCCGGCGATGAGCTCCGGAGCGCGGCCGGCCTGGAGCCGGCGGACCGTCTGTTCGACTACGACTCGCTGACGCTGGCCCCCGCGGCCTCCCAGGCGCAGCGCGGCCGGTTGCGTCCCCGCTCCGCGCTCGTCTCCCAGGCGATGCTGTCCATCACCTCGGTGAACGTGCAGGTGGAGGTGGTGCGCCTGGAGGCGCAGGCCTTCGTCATCGCCGAGTCCGTGAACAGCGTGGCGCCCCCCACCTGGGCCGTGCCGCCGCACGACTCCGCCCGCCACTTCGATGCGCGCTTCGACTCGGACGCCGTCGCGGACGTGCCGTCCGATGGCGCGTGGCACACCGTGCCCATGCTGACGGTGCCCCTGGAGCTCAAGGCCGAATACGTGTGCGTGCCCTCCGTGGAGCCGCGCGTCTTCCGCACGGTGCGCCTGGACAACGCCTCGCCGCATCCGCTGCTCGCGGGGCCGGTGGACGTGACGCTCGGCGACGAGTTCCTGATGACGTCGCCCATGCCCACGCTGGGGCCGGGCGAGACGCAGCGGCTGGGCCTGGGCGTGGAGGAGGCGCTCCAGGTGGCGCGCAACACCCGCTTCGACGAGGCCTCGGGCGGCATGTTCGGCAACAGCACGGTGCTCACGCACCACGTCTCCGTGGAGGTGGCCAACCACCTCTCCCGCGCCGCGAACATCGCCATCTCCGAGCGGATCAGCGCGATCCCCGAATCCCAGAAGGACATCAAGGTGGAGGAGGCGGAGGTGGCACCGCCCTGGCAGAAGGCCACGCCGCTGCCGGGTGAAGAGGCAGTGGAGGGCGAGCGGGTGTGGCGCGTGAGCGTCCCCGCTGGAGAGAAGCGTTCGATGAAGGCGTCGTGGGTCGTGAAGCTGCCCGCCAGCAAGATGCTGAACGGCGGGAACCGGAGGACGTGA
- a CDS encoding PAS domain S-box protein: MARLHDSPAHPSPRGPPPEYSSLLDAVLASMGEGLLVADEHQHLVFINPKGEHILGMGPTDEPVSRWPVHFGLYLPDQVTLYPSERLPMSRALRGETVSRAEVFLRNASRPAGTWLHVSSSPVRDGAGQVRGGASVISDVTDFKRAEDAAREGEEKYRSLYNTTPVMMQSIDPRGRLISVSDYWLSTLGYARAEVLGRESVEFLTPESRRYAREVVLPEYYKTGVCKDVPYQLVKKDGQLIDVLLSAIVERDTSGKMVRSLAVLNDVTERKRTEEALQESEQRLRAILDNAPTVFFLLDTQERFLFVNREWERLFHRTRQQVAGRTVFDVFPRDIAETLHQANRDIFQSRVPVQREERLPHDDGIHVHLTQKFPLLDANGVAYALCGVATDITERKRMEVSQRFLAEASSELVASLDPETTLQRVAELAVPLLAELCVFFVRTDGVGLRPVAVADRSPARAASVREFLRRHPPEPESLHGPARVLATGESEVSEASQGLWDPDELPEDLRPLDDRPSLGVPLQARGRTLGVLYLLSPDPGRTYSPAELALTEELGRRAAFSIDNAQLYCSAQESIRARDEFLSIASHELKTPLTSMRLRVQQMESVLVGARPLPPERVKRMLEVFESQLQRLSHLAEHLLDVSRVNEKRIDLHLEEMDLMAVARHVAGHVAEQLQKAGCEFELVAREPVWGSWDRLRLEQVMLNLLTNAMKYGAGHPIRMEVAKHLGRARLTVEDQGMGIPFESQARIFERFERASSRNYGGLGLGLFITRRIVEAHGGSIRVESEPDHGAKFIVELSPHAA; encoded by the coding sequence ATGGCCCGCCTGCACGACAGCCCAGCGCATCCGTCTCCACGTGGCCCGCCACCGGAGTACAGCAGCCTCCTCGACGCCGTGCTCGCCAGCATGGGCGAGGGGCTGCTGGTGGCGGATGAGCACCAGCACCTCGTGTTCATCAACCCGAAGGGGGAACACATCCTGGGCATGGGGCCCACCGACGAGCCGGTCAGCCGCTGGCCGGTGCATTTCGGGCTCTACCTGCCGGACCAGGTCACGCTCTATCCGTCCGAGCGCCTGCCCATGAGCCGGGCGCTCCGGGGGGAGACCGTCAGCCGCGCGGAGGTCTTCCTGCGCAATGCCTCAAGGCCGGCGGGGACCTGGCTGCACGTCAGCTCCAGTCCGGTTCGCGACGGAGCCGGCCAGGTGCGCGGTGGCGCCTCCGTCATCAGCGACGTCACCGACTTCAAGCGGGCCGAGGACGCGGCGCGCGAGGGCGAAGAGAAGTACCGGTCGCTCTACAACACCACGCCCGTGATGATGCAATCCATTGATCCACGCGGGCGGCTCATCAGCGTCAGCGATTACTGGTTGAGCACGCTGGGCTACGCGCGCGCGGAGGTGCTCGGGCGCGAATCGGTGGAGTTCCTCACGCCGGAGTCCCGGCGGTACGCCCGCGAGGTCGTCCTGCCCGAGTATTACAAGACAGGGGTGTGCAAGGACGTGCCGTACCAGCTCGTGAAGAAGGACGGGCAGCTCATCGACGTCCTGCTGTCCGCCATCGTGGAGCGGGACACCTCCGGCAAGATGGTCCGTTCGCTCGCGGTGCTGAACGACGTGACCGAGCGGAAGCGAACGGAGGAGGCGTTGCAGGAGAGCGAGCAGCGGCTGCGCGCCATCCTGGACAACGCGCCGACCGTGTTCTTCCTCCTGGATACGCAGGAGCGCTTCCTCTTCGTGAACCGCGAGTGGGAGCGGCTCTTCCACCGCACCCGGCAACAGGTCGCCGGCAGGACGGTCTTCGATGTCTTTCCCCGGGACATCGCGGAGACGCTGCACCAGGCCAACCGGGACATCTTCCAGAGCCGGGTCCCCGTGCAACGGGAGGAGCGGCTCCCGCACGACGATGGGATCCACGTCCACCTCACGCAGAAGTTCCCGCTCCTCGACGCCAATGGGGTTGCCTACGCGCTCTGTGGAGTCGCCACCGACATCACCGAGCGCAAGCGGATGGAGGTGTCACAGCGGTTCCTGGCCGAGGCGAGCAGCGAGTTGGTGGCCTCGCTCGATCCTGAAACCACGCTCCAGCGCGTCGCCGAGCTGGCCGTGCCCCTGCTGGCGGAGCTGTGTGTCTTCTTCGTGCGGACGGACGGCGTGGGTCTGCGGCCGGTGGCGGTGGCGGACCGTTCGCCGGCCCGCGCCGCGAGCGTACGGGAGTTCCTGCGACGCCATCCGCCGGAGCCGGAGTCCCTCCACGGTCCAGCCCGGGTGCTGGCCACGGGAGAGTCGGAGGTCTCCGAAGCGTCACAGGGCCTGTGGGATCCCGACGAGCTGCCGGAGGACCTGCGGCCGCTCGACGACCGGCCTTCGCTCGGCGTGCCCCTCCAGGCGCGAGGCCGCACCCTGGGCGTGCTGTATCTCCTCTCCCCTGATCCGGGGCGCACGTATTCACCGGCGGAGCTGGCCTTGACGGAGGAGCTCGGCCGCCGGGCTGCATTCTCCATCGACAACGCGCAGCTCTATTGCTCGGCGCAGGAGTCCATCCGCGCGAGGGACGAATTCCTGTCCATTGCCTCCCATGAGCTGAAGACCCCGCTGACCTCCATGCGGTTGCGGGTGCAGCAGATGGAGTCCGTGCTCGTGGGAGCGCGCCCCCTGCCCCCGGAAAGGGTGAAGCGGATGCTGGAGGTCTTCGAATCCCAGCTCCAGCGGCTGTCGCATCTGGCGGAGCACCTGCTCGACGTCTCCCGCGTCAACGAGAAGCGGATCGACCTGCACCTGGAGGAGATGGACCTGATGGCGGTGGCGCGGCACGTGGCAGGCCACGTCGCGGAGCAGCTGCAGAAAGCAGGCTGCGAGTTCGAACTGGTGGCCCGGGAGCCGGTGTGGGGGAGCTGGGATCGGCTGCGGCTGGAGCAGGTCATGCTCAACCTGCTGACCAACGCGATGAAGTATGGCGCGGGTCATCCCATCCGGATGGAGGTGGCGAAGCACTTGGGGAGGGCGCGGCTCACCGTCGAGGACCAAGGCATGGGCATTCCGTTCGAATCCCAGGCACGCATCTTCGAGCGCTTCGAGCGCGCCTCCTCACGCAACTACGGAGGGCTCGGCTTGGGGCTCTTCATCACGCGACGCATCGTCGAGGCGCACGGTGGAAGCATCCGCGTCGAGAGCGAGCCGGATCACGGCGCGAAGTTCATCGTGGAACTGTCGCCTCACGCGGCCTAG
- a CDS encoding alpha/beta fold hydrolase, with the protein MRTSWLRLSWVLLLSACATTPSPPPGGPVDPLHQVSRVRVAPEVELEVLDYGGKGPALVFLAGVGSTAHVFDVLAPEFIATHHVYAFTRRGFGASSWPATGYDSATLGHDVLAAMEGLGLAKATLAGHSLAGDELNWMGLNHPERVEALIFLDATDNKGEIAEFLKPGPLPPLPFTVLDGQPSREAVTALLARDLGGPFPPHEIDQAYEFDAGTGAYLRYHRLPEATEQCIRGAALPDYAKLRGPVLALSDGQAFAGWVAFLAQAENVPADLRERARAFLPELSQHEAAQDALLKSLPNWKLVTLQGAGHYLWLPRQAEVVSEMRAFLAR; encoded by the coding sequence ATGCGAACGTCCTGGCTTCGTCTGTCGTGGGTGCTGTTGCTCTCCGCCTGTGCGACCACGCCGTCACCGCCGCCCGGCGGCCCGGTGGATCCACTGCACCAGGTGAGCCGGGTGCGAGTGGCCCCGGAGGTCGAGCTGGAGGTGCTCGACTACGGCGGCAAGGGTCCGGCGTTGGTGTTCCTGGCAGGCGTGGGCAGCACGGCCCATGTCTTCGACGTGCTGGCGCCGGAGTTCATCGCCACGCACCACGTCTATGCCTTCACCCGGCGCGGCTTCGGTGCGTCGAGCTGGCCGGCCACCGGCTACGACAGCGCGACGTTGGGGCACGACGTGCTGGCCGCGATGGAGGGCCTGGGGCTCGCGAAGGCGACGCTCGCGGGGCACTCGCTCGCGGGGGATGAGCTGAACTGGATGGGGCTGAATCATCCAGAGCGCGTGGAGGCGCTCATCTTCCTGGACGCCACGGACAACAAGGGAGAGATCGCCGAGTTCCTGAAGCCGGGCCCGTTGCCGCCGCTGCCGTTCACCGTGCTCGACGGGCAGCCGTCACGTGAGGCGGTGACTGCGCTGCTGGCGCGCGACCTGGGCGGACCGTTCCCGCCGCACGAGATTGATCAGGCGTATGAGTTCGACGCTGGCACGGGCGCGTACCTGCGCTACCACCGCTTGCCGGAGGCCACGGAGCAGTGCATCCGGGGCGCGGCCTTGCCGGACTACGCGAAGCTGCGGGGCCCGGTGCTGGCCCTCTCCGACGGCCAGGCCTTCGCGGGGTGGGTGGCGTTTCTGGCCCAGGCGGAGAACGTCCCCGCCGACCTGCGCGAGCGAGCGCGCGCGTTCCTTCCGGAGCTGAGCCAGCACGAGGCCGCCCAGGACGCCCTGCTCAAGAGCCTGCCGAACTGGAAGCTCGTGACGCTCCAGGGCGCGGGGCACTACCTCTGGCTCCCACGACAGGCGGAGGTCGTCTCCGAGATGCGCGCGTTCCTCGCGCGCTAG